Genomic DNA from Triticum aestivum cultivar Chinese Spring unplaced genomic scaffold, IWGSC CS RefSeq v2.1 scaffold4720, whole genome shotgun sequence:
TATAATAAGTTTATAATAGTAGCATTTACTTGACAGAATTCAAAGTATAAAATCCAAATCAAATTGTATTGTGTACCttgcagtggattgcctccctgtAACCACCTGGGTAGAGGAGCACCAACTCCCCAGCTGCCAGCAACTCGTATATGTACTTGTAGGTCATGGGCACGCCGCCCCACAGGTTGAGGAAGTCGAAGAAGTCGTGTCCCTCCGACCACGTCTTCGTCTTCTTTGGGAACAGCAGCGGGTGTGCAATGCCACGGACGACAGCCTTCTTGTG
This window encodes:
- the LOC123177764 gene encoding acyltransferase-like protein At3g26840, chloroplastic, with amino-acid sequence MRHKKAVVRGIAHPLLFPKKTKTWSEGHDFFDFLNLWGGVPMTYKYIYELLAAGELVLLYPGGYREAIHCKGEEHRIFWPDQTEFVRMAAQLNATIVPFGVVGEDDLLNVGHHLLFPD